In Candidatus Delongbacteria bacterium, a single window of DNA contains:
- a CDS encoding TRAP transporter large permease subunit yields MNLWPLGLMVLLFILLFARLRWPLGLALAAAALAGGLLQGVPLTTVEQGGLPIPGSSIWRHLVEGGFVYIDPILIMVTAFFFMKVIEENGLLSALTWWILKGLGRRPALLATALGLFVAFPGMLTGLSTASVLTTGAIAAPPLLRMGLDRRRAGAFVAVASILGVVAPPVNLPAMIICAGVDMPYLGFMLPLLVLALPLLVVCSLWLAWKPLRSGDPAAALEAVERGPLDRHGPRLLLPLLLIALLMGGPRLFPAWWASPGMPVVLLAGSLLGLVTGDRVRVGAAAWAALRQALPVMGILVGVGCFIQILTLTGQRGELVLTVLQLPAWAAWLGIAVSLPAFGAVSALGSASVLGVPFLLALLGRPEIWVCAGLSLLAALGDLMPPASLACNFSAQVTGEPDYFRVLRRCLAPALLCALWALAVMAASPWLVQLLQGS; encoded by the coding sequence ATGAACCTCTGGCCGCTGGGGCTGATGGTCCTGCTCTTCATCCTGCTCTTCGCGCGTCTGCGCTGGCCGCTGGGGCTGGCCCTGGCCGCCGCCGCGCTGGCGGGCGGACTGCTGCAGGGCGTGCCGCTCACGACGGTGGAGCAGGGCGGCCTGCCCATCCCGGGCTCCTCCATCTGGCGGCACCTGGTGGAGGGCGGCTTCGTCTACATCGATCCGATCCTGATCATGGTGACGGCCTTTTTCTTCATGAAAGTGATCGAGGAGAACGGCCTGCTCTCCGCCCTGACCTGGTGGATCCTCAAGGGACTGGGGCGCCGGCCCGCCCTGCTGGCCACGGCCCTGGGCCTGTTCGTGGCCTTCCCCGGCATGCTGACGGGCCTCAGCACGGCCTCCGTGCTCACCACCGGGGCCATCGCCGCGCCGCCGCTCTTGCGGATGGGCCTGGACCGCCGCCGGGCCGGGGCCTTCGTGGCCGTGGCCTCGATCCTCGGCGTGGTGGCGCCGCCGGTCAACCTGCCCGCCATGATCATCTGCGCCGGGGTGGACATGCCCTACCTGGGTTTCATGCTGCCCCTGCTGGTACTCGCGCTGCCCCTCTTGGTGGTCTGCTCTCTCTGGCTGGCCTGGAAGCCCCTGCGGAGCGGGGATCCCGCCGCCGCCCTGGAGGCCGTGGAGCGCGGCCCGCTGGACCGCCACGGACCGCGCCTGCTGCTGCCCCTGCTGCTCATCGCCCTGCTGATGGGCGGACCGCGCCTCTTCCCGGCCTGGTGGGCCTCACCGGGCATGCCCGTCGTGCTGCTGGCCGGCTCGCTGCTGGGGCTGGTGACCGGCGATCGCGTGCGGGTGGGGGCCGCGGCCTGGGCCGCCCTGCGTCAGGCCCTGCCCGTGATGGGCATCCTGGTGGGCGTGGGCTGCTTCATCCAGATCCTGACCCTGACCGGCCAGCGCGGCGAGCTGGTCCTGACGGTGCTGCAATTGCCGGCCTGGGCCGCCTGGCTGGGCATCGCCGTCTCGCTGCCGGCCTTCGGGGCCGTCTCGGCCCTGGGCAGCGCCAGCGTGCTGGGCGTGCCCTTCCTGCTGGCCCTGCTGGGGCGGCCGGAGATCTGGGTCTGCGCCGGGCTCTCGCTGTTGGCCGCGCTGGGCGACCTGATGCCCCCGGCCTCGCTGGCCTGCAATTTCTCCGCCCAGGTCACGGGCGAACCCGACTATTTCCGCGTGCTGCGGCGCTGCCTGGCCCCGGCCCTGCTCTGCGCGCTCTGGGCCCTGGCCGTGATGGCCGCCAGCCCCTGGCTGGTCCAACTGCTGCAGGGGAGCTGA
- the pgsW gene encoding poly-gamma-glutamate system protein — translation MPGKTASLLAGLLLLVALGPTTAQAAISEAQLRRAERSWLEASGWVLARRRAAGCWDAGLDPALSGLIGGADGIFTTSLGQKEAKQTAAQSGWCRVVACLLDSLRIGPRDTVAVTMTGSFPGLNLAVLLTLEAGGIPYRSVASLGASTYGANDSTFNWPLVEGWLRQRGLLRQGSCVVTPGGSGDRLNGLPLETQRAAEAVLRATPASLHPSNLPQAVELRREALGPREHLALLINVGGGHPVMGGNDYGRTVPGGLLGDADGPGDPGESGSEGEVGTKGVLQLFHEEGLPVLHFIDIVRLARRWGLPSPPQSAQTPPEVARGCRPAPATTRRGERR, via the coding sequence ATGCCCGGCAAGACGGCGAGCCTGCTGGCAGGTCTGCTACTGCTCGTGGCGCTCGGTCCGACCACGGCCCAGGCGGCCATCAGCGAGGCCCAGCTCCGGCGCGCCGAGCGCTCCTGGCTCGAGGCCAGCGGCTGGGTGCTGGCCCGGCGCCGGGCCGCGGGCTGTTGGGACGCCGGACTCGATCCGGCCCTGAGCGGCCTGATCGGCGGCGCGGACGGCATCTTCACTACCTCGCTGGGCCAGAAGGAGGCCAAGCAGACCGCCGCCCAGAGCGGCTGGTGCCGCGTGGTGGCCTGCCTGCTGGACAGCCTGCGCATCGGTCCCCGGGACACCGTCGCCGTCACCATGACCGGCTCCTTTCCCGGCCTGAACCTGGCCGTCCTGCTGACCCTGGAGGCGGGCGGAATCCCCTACCGCAGCGTGGCCAGCCTCGGTGCCTCCACCTACGGCGCCAACGACTCCACCTTCAACTGGCCCCTCGTGGAAGGCTGGCTGCGCCAGCGCGGCCTGCTGCGCCAGGGATCGTGCGTCGTCACTCCCGGCGGCAGCGGCGACCGCTTGAACGGCCTGCCCCTGGAGACCCAGCGCGCCGCCGAGGCCGTGCTGCGCGCCACGCCCGCCAGCCTGCACCCCAGCAACCTGCCCCAGGCCGTGGAGCTGCGCCGGGAGGCCCTGGGCCCGCGCGAGCACCTGGCCCTGTTGATCAACGTGGGCGGCGGGCATCCCGTGATGGGCGGCAACGACTACGGCCGCACCGTGCCCGGCGGCCTGCTGGGCGACGCGGACGGCCCGGGCGACCCGGGTGAATCGGGCAGCGAGGGCGAGGTCGGCACCAAAGGCGTGCTCCAGCTCTTCCACGAAGAGGGGCTGCCCGTGCTGCACTTCATCGACATCGTCCGGCTGGCCCGCCGCTGGGGCTTGCCCAGCCCGCCCCAGAGCGCGCAGACGCCCCCCGAGGTGGCCCGGGGCTGCCGGCCCGCGCCCGCCACCACGCGCCGGGGAGAGCGGCGATGA
- the ggt gene encoding gamma-glutamyltransferase: protein MSGTLRLRPVRQRLIRLSALVAGWSRGWALLPALLLLSPAVRGEGPHPVSGPAPAQAAVVAAHPLAAEAGAAVLREGGTAADATVAAALVLAVVEPQASGLGGGGFALVLAPDGTAETLDFREQAPRGLQAAAFFDPADSLHAARSHGGTAVAVPGTAAGLALLHERHGRLPLARLVEPALRLAHGYPVSRSLAALVAERAGLFLTDSTFAGLYLKDGLPPMEGDTLANPGLARVLEEIAREGFSAFPARHAEALSRAVKEAGGWLESDELTGYQAILRGTISSDWRGYRLVGPPPPATGALAVMQTLEILEPLDLAALDEPTRLHVLSEALRKALRDRAARSADPAFHDTPLDSLLSPALAREVLAQIHPDGIHAVWPALGSRALWSEEPVARPGQSPRDKGNTTHISVWDAEGRLVSLTQSLNYFFGAGVAADGILLNNQIDDFSWEPDSPNAPEPGKRPRSSMAPLIVLKDGAPVLCLGTPGGLRIPSSMSEILVNHLQLGQPLQAAIEAPRWYPAGTTLVWEPRFAPETGPALERIGYRLYPMGPMDAFFGGAHGIARVADAQGRSGLEGAADPRRDGQAVLVRP, encoded by the coding sequence ATGTCCGGCACCCTCCGCCTCCGGCCCGTCCGCCAGCGCCTGATTCGTCTGTCCGCCCTCGTGGCGGGGTGGTCCCGCGGCTGGGCGCTGCTGCCCGCACTCCTGCTGCTCTCTCCGGCCGTCCGCGGCGAAGGGCCGCACCCTGTGTCCGGGCCGGCGCCCGCCCAGGCGGCGGTGGTGGCGGCCCATCCCCTGGCCGCGGAGGCCGGAGCGGCCGTGCTGCGCGAAGGCGGCACGGCGGCGGACGCCACCGTGGCGGCGGCCCTGGTGCTGGCCGTGGTGGAGCCCCAGGCCAGCGGACTGGGCGGCGGCGGCTTCGCGCTGGTGCTCGCCCCGGACGGCACCGCCGAGACCCTCGACTTCCGCGAGCAGGCGCCCCGGGGCCTGCAGGCCGCGGCCTTCTTCGATCCGGCCGACTCCCTCCATGCGGCGCGCTCCCACGGCGGGACGGCCGTGGCCGTGCCCGGAACCGCCGCCGGCCTGGCCCTGCTCCACGAACGCCACGGCCGTCTGCCCCTGGCGCGCTTGGTGGAACCGGCCCTGCGCCTGGCCCACGGCTACCCGGTGAGCCGCTCGCTGGCCGCACTGGTGGCCGAGCGCGCCGGGCTCTTCCTGACGGACTCCACCTTCGCCGGACTCTACCTCAAGGACGGCCTGCCGCCCATGGAGGGCGACACGCTGGCCAACCCCGGCCTGGCCCGGGTGCTGGAGGAAATCGCCCGCGAGGGCTTCTCGGCCTTTCCCGCCCGCCACGCCGAGGCCCTCAGCCGGGCCGTGAAAGAGGCTGGCGGCTGGCTGGAATCCGACGAGCTGACGGGTTACCAGGCCATCCTGCGCGGCACCATCTCCAGCGACTGGCGCGGCTACCGGCTGGTGGGGCCGCCGCCGCCGGCCACGGGCGCCCTGGCCGTGATGCAGACCCTGGAGATCCTCGAGCCGCTGGATCTGGCGGCCCTGGACGAGCCCACCCGCCTGCACGTGCTGAGCGAGGCCCTGCGCAAGGCCCTGCGTGACCGGGCCGCCCGCAGCGCCGATCCCGCCTTCCACGATACCCCGCTGGACAGCCTGCTCAGCCCCGCGCTGGCCCGGGAGGTCCTGGCCCAGATCCACCCCGACGGCATCCACGCCGTCTGGCCCGCGCTGGGCTCCCGCGCGCTCTGGAGCGAAGAACCCGTCGCGCGTCCCGGCCAGTCGCCCCGGGACAAGGGCAACACCACGCACATCTCGGTCTGGGACGCGGAGGGCCGCCTGGTCAGCCTCACCCAGAGCCTCAACTACTTCTTCGGCGCCGGCGTGGCCGCGGACGGCATCCTGCTCAACAACCAGATCGACGACTTCAGCTGGGAGCCGGACAGCCCCAACGCGCCGGAGCCGGGCAAGCGGCCGCGCAGCAGCATGGCGCCGCTCATCGTGTTGAAGGACGGGGCCCCCGTGCTCTGCCTGGGCACGCCGGGCGGCCTGCGCATCCCGTCCAGCATGAGCGAGATCCTGGTCAACCACCTGCAACTGGGCCAGCCCCTCCAGGCGGCCATCGAGGCTCCGCGCTGGTATCCGGCGGGCACCACGCTGGTCTGGGAACCGCGCTTCGCGCCGGAGACCGGCCCCGCCCTGGAGCGCATCGGCTACCGGCTCTATCCGATGGGTCCCATGGACGCCTTCTTCGGCGGCGCCCACGGCATCGCCCGGGTGGCGGACGCCCAGGGCCGGAGCGGGCTGGAGGGCGCGGCGGATCCGCGCCGGGACGGTCAGGCCGTGCTGGTGCGGCCCTGA